The following are encoded in a window of Kitasatospora sp. NBC_01250 genomic DNA:
- a CDS encoding aminopeptidase P family protein, with product MTQPLPSANTGSHDLPVSPALAAFMATDWAATPLPAAERVPGHQVMPARRARLSARFPGERLVVPAGQLKVRSNDCDYRFRPHTAFSWLTGLTGEEQAGSVLVLEPDGDAGHEAVLHLRPRSPRDGVSEEFYRDRRYGEFWVGRRPDLAETTQLTGLRAEHLDGLEKLLTGRHLTTRLLSGVDPVLDALLDDRSDSGGDARLATVLSELRLVKDAWEVEQLQLAVDHTTAGFEDVVRALPAALRHPRGERWIEGVFNLRARAEGAGTGYETIAASGAHAGVLHWIRNDGALDPAQLLLLDAGVETDTRYTADITRTLPLSGTFSPVQRQVYELVLAAQDAGIAALRPGAAFRDFHRAAMRVIAEGLADWGVLPVPAEQALREESGLYRRYTLCGSGHMLGLDVHDCAKARAEAYLDGVLEAGQVLTVEPGLYLQPDDLTLPPELRGIGVRIEDDLVITEDGARLMSGALPRTVAGIEEWMGALLG from the coding sequence GTGACCCAGCCCCTCCCGTCCGCCAACACCGGGAGCCATGACCTCCCCGTCTCCCCCGCCCTCGCCGCATTCATGGCCACCGACTGGGCCGCCACCCCGCTGCCCGCCGCCGAGCGCGTTCCCGGCCACCAGGTCATGCCCGCCCGCCGGGCCCGCCTCTCCGCGCGTTTCCCGGGCGAGCGCCTGGTGGTGCCGGCCGGGCAGCTCAAGGTGCGCAGCAACGACTGCGACTACCGCTTCCGTCCGCACACCGCCTTCAGCTGGCTCACCGGCCTGACCGGCGAGGAACAGGCCGGCAGCGTCCTGGTGCTGGAGCCGGACGGCGACGCGGGCCACGAGGCGGTGCTCCACCTGCGACCGCGCTCGCCGCGCGACGGCGTCAGCGAGGAGTTCTACCGCGACCGCCGCTACGGCGAGTTCTGGGTCGGCCGGCGCCCCGACCTGGCCGAGACCACCCAGCTGACCGGCCTGCGGGCGGAACACCTGGACGGCCTGGAGAAGCTGCTGACCGGACGCCACCTCACGACGCGGCTGCTGAGCGGGGTGGACCCGGTGCTCGACGCGCTGCTCGACGACCGGTCCGACTCCGGTGGCGACGCCCGACTCGCCACCGTCCTCAGCGAGTTGCGGCTGGTGAAGGACGCCTGGGAGGTCGAGCAACTGCAACTGGCCGTCGACCACACCACCGCCGGCTTCGAGGACGTGGTCCGCGCCCTGCCCGCCGCGCTGCGCCACCCGCGCGGCGAGCGCTGGATCGAGGGCGTGTTCAACCTGCGCGCCCGGGCCGAGGGTGCCGGCACCGGCTACGAGACCATCGCGGCCTCGGGCGCCCACGCCGGTGTACTGCACTGGATCCGCAACGACGGCGCGCTCGACCCCGCCCAACTGCTGCTGCTCGACGCCGGGGTGGAGACCGACACCCGCTACACCGCCGACATCACCCGCACCCTGCCGCTGAGCGGCACCTTCTCCCCCGTCCAACGGCAGGTCTACGAGCTCGTGCTGGCCGCCCAGGACGCGGGCATCGCCGCACTGCGCCCCGGCGCCGCCTTCCGCGACTTCCACCGCGCGGCGATGCGGGTGATCGCCGAGGGGCTGGCCGACTGGGGCGTGCTGCCGGTCCCGGCCGAGCAGGCGCTGCGGGAGGAGAGCGGCCTGTACCGCCGCTACACCCTGTGCGGCAGCGGGCACATGCTGGGCCTGGACGTGCACGACTGCGCGAAGGCCCGGGCGGAGGCCTACCTGGACGGAGTGCTGGAGGCCGGTCAGGTGCTGACCGTCGAGCCCGGGCTCTACCTGCAGCCGGACGACCTGACGCTGCCGCCCGAGCTGCGCGGGATCGGGGTGCGGATCGAGGACGACCTGGTGATCACCGAGGACGGCGCGCGACTGATGTCCGGTGCGCTGCCGCGCACGGTGGCCGGGATCGAGGAGTGGATGGGGGCGCTGCTCGGGTGA
- a CDS encoding ABC transporter permease produces the protein MTEHQDTGSPWRSAWRRLRRRPAAMVGLGIIAFFVLAALLAPVLTAICGHGPADTDKYAIDPYLGGLPRGALGGISPQHWLGVEPMLGRDIFARLLYGARISLLVSFSAALLITLIGVALGVTAGYFGGRTDAVISRFMDVMMSFPSLIFMIALLSVVQNANRVLLLVAVMSLFTWPYIARVIRGQTISLKRREYIEAARASGTPSLRIVLTEILPNLTSTVIVYVTLAIPGLIGSEAGLTYLGVGVRPPTPSWGQMITDAQLYYKVDPMFFVLPCACLFLVVLAFTLLGDALRDALDPKGGRE, from the coding sequence ATGACGGAGCATCAGGACACGGGATCGCCCTGGCGGTCGGCCTGGCGCCGGCTGCGCCGCCGGCCGGCGGCGATGGTGGGCCTGGGCATCATCGCCTTCTTCGTGCTGGCCGCGCTGCTCGCCCCGGTGCTCACCGCGATCTGCGGCCACGGCCCCGCCGACACCGACAAGTACGCCATCGACCCCTACCTCGGCGGGCTGCCGCGCGGCGCCCTGGGCGGGATCAGTCCGCAGCACTGGCTCGGCGTCGAGCCGATGCTGGGGCGCGACATCTTCGCCCGGCTGCTCTACGGCGCCCGGATCAGTCTGCTGGTCTCGTTCAGCGCCGCGCTGCTGATCACGCTGATCGGCGTGGCGCTCGGCGTCACCGCCGGCTACTTCGGCGGCCGCACCGACGCGGTGATCAGCCGGTTCATGGACGTCATGATGTCCTTCCCGAGCCTGATCTTCATGATCGCGCTGCTCTCGGTGGTGCAGAACGCCAACCGGGTGCTGCTGCTGGTCGCCGTGATGAGCCTGTTCACCTGGCCGTACATCGCCCGGGTGATCCGGGGGCAGACCATCTCGCTCAAGCGCCGCGAGTACATCGAGGCGGCCCGGGCCAGCGGCACGCCGAGCCTGCGGATCGTGCTCACCGAGATCCTGCCGAACCTGACCAGCACCGTGATCGTCTACGTCACGCTGGCCATCCCCGGCCTGATCGGCTCGGAGGCCGGCCTGACCTACCTCGGGGTCGGGGTCCGCCCGCCCACCCCGTCCTGGGGCCAGATGATCACCGATGCCCAGCTGTACTACAAGGTCGACCCGATGTTCTTCGTCCTGCCCTGCGCCTGCCTGTTCCTGGTGGTGCTGGCCTTCACCCTGCTCGGCGACGCGCTGCGCGACGCCCTCGACCCGAAGGGCGGCCGGGAATGA
- a CDS encoding ABC transporter permease, with protein sequence MTAFLIRRLLGIAGTLLVICAVTFTIFYLLPSDPAVQFCGKDCAPDQIALVRKQMGLDAPLIVQFGRYVLAIFAGRTMGTGQYAVHCGFPCFGYSFQSGRPVWDLMMDRLPTSFSLAIGAAACWLLLGLGAGVVSALRKNTWVDRTVMVATIGAAAVPVYFTAMILLYVVVTVLGLIPYPRYVDFTDDPVGWAQNLLLPWITLALATAAMYARMTRSSVIETLAEPYVRTARAKGLRERRVVGKHGLRPALTAVATMLGMDLGSLLAGAMITESLFGLPGVGKLFADSLNKSDQPVVMGITLLASFFIVTSNLVVDLLYAWIDPRARLS encoded by the coding sequence ATGACCGCCTTCCTGATCCGCCGGCTGCTCGGCATCGCCGGTACCCTGCTGGTGATCTGCGCGGTCACCTTCACCATCTTCTACCTGCTGCCGAGCGATCCGGCCGTGCAGTTCTGCGGCAAGGACTGCGCGCCCGACCAGATCGCGCTGGTCCGCAAGCAGATGGGCCTGGACGCGCCGCTGATCGTCCAGTTCGGCCGGTACGTGCTGGCGATCTTCGCCGGCCGCACGATGGGCACCGGGCAGTACGCGGTGCACTGCGGCTTCCCCTGCTTCGGCTACTCCTTCCAGAGCGGCCGGCCGGTCTGGGACCTGATGATGGACCGGCTCCCGACCAGCTTCTCGCTGGCCATCGGTGCGGCGGCCTGCTGGCTGCTGCTGGGGCTGGGCGCGGGCGTCGTCTCGGCGCTGCGCAAGAACACCTGGGTGGACCGCACGGTGATGGTCGCCACCATCGGCGCGGCCGCCGTGCCGGTGTACTTCACCGCGATGATCCTGCTCTACGTGGTGGTCACGGTGCTCGGCCTGATCCCGTACCCGCGCTACGTCGACTTCACGGACGACCCGGTCGGCTGGGCGCAGAACCTGCTGCTGCCGTGGATCACACTGGCGCTCGCGACGGCCGCCATGTACGCCCGGATGACGCGCAGTTCGGTGATCGAGACGCTGGCCGAGCCGTACGTCCGCACTGCGCGGGCCAAGGGGCTGCGCGAGCGCAGAGTGGTCGGCAAGCACGGGCTGCGCCCGGCCCTGACGGCGGTGGCCACCATGCTCGGGATGGACCTGGGCAGCCTGCTGGCCGGCGCGATGATCACCGAGTCGCTCTTCGGACTGCCGGGCGTCGGCAAGCTGTTCGCCGACTCGCTCAACAAGTCCGACCAGCCGGTGGTGATGGGCATCACGCTGCTGGCCTCCTTCTTCATCGTCACCTCCAACCTGGTCGTGGACCTGCTCTACGCCTGGATCGACCCGAGAGCGAGACTTTCGTGA
- a CDS encoding ABC transporter ATP-binding protein, with translation MTLLQVRDLAVEFTTGEGPVKVVKGVDFDVERGRTLGIVGESGSGKSVTSLAVMGLHPGARVTGSVDFDGTELIGAPAETVRRLRGRRMAMVFQDALTALHPYFTIGDQIAEAHREHFGSSRRAAWARAVEVLGDVGIPEPARRAGEYPHQFSGGMRQRAMIALALSCEPELIIADEPTTALDVTVQAQVLDLLMRLKEERGLGIIMITHDLGVIARVADEVLVMYGGTAVEQADADALFGAPRHPYTQGLLDSLPRLDPDPGQGQELRAIPGSPPSLLAPPPGCAFHPRCPVYAAAPQPACTGTRPPLRQLTPDGHRSACIHSEVTA, from the coding sequence GTGACGCTGCTTCAGGTCCGCGACCTCGCGGTCGAGTTCACCACCGGCGAGGGGCCGGTGAAGGTGGTCAAGGGCGTCGACTTCGACGTCGAGCGCGGCCGCACGCTGGGGATCGTCGGGGAGTCCGGCTCCGGCAAGTCGGTCACCTCGCTGGCCGTGATGGGCCTGCACCCGGGGGCCAGGGTCACCGGCTCGGTCGACTTCGACGGCACCGAGCTGATCGGCGCGCCCGCCGAGACGGTCCGCCGGCTGCGCGGGCGGCGGATGGCGATGGTCTTCCAGGACGCCCTCACCGCGCTGCACCCGTACTTCACCATCGGCGACCAGATCGCCGAGGCGCACCGCGAGCACTTCGGCTCCAGCCGCCGGGCCGCCTGGGCGCGGGCGGTGGAGGTGCTCGGCGACGTCGGCATTCCCGAACCGGCCCGGCGCGCGGGGGAGTACCCGCACCAGTTCTCCGGCGGCATGCGCCAGCGCGCGATGATCGCGCTCGCGCTCTCCTGCGAGCCCGAGCTGATCATCGCGGACGAGCCGACCACGGCGCTGGACGTCACCGTGCAGGCCCAGGTGCTCGACCTGCTGATGCGGCTCAAGGAGGAACGGGGGCTGGGGATCATCATGATCACCCATGACCTGGGCGTGATCGCCCGGGTGGCCGACGAGGTGCTCGTGATGTACGGCGGCACGGCCGTCGAACAGGCGGACGCCGATGCGCTGTTCGGCGCGCCCCGGCACCCGTACACCCAGGGGCTGCTGGACTCGCTGCCGCGTCTGGACCCGGACCCGGGGCAGGGGCAGGAGCTGCGGGCGATCCCGGGCAGCCCGCCCTCGCTGCTGGCGCCGCCACCCGGCTGCGCCTTCCATCCGCGCTGCCCCGTCTACGCCGCCGCCCCGCAGCCGGCCTGCACCGGCACCCGGCCGCCGTTGCGGCAGCTGACGCCCGACGGGCACCGCAGTGCCTGCATCCACTCGGAGGTGACGGCATGA
- a CDS encoding ABC transporter substrate-binding protein — MTRRIHAALAAALAATLTLGLGACTGHESSGGGSTDDGAGITTAGDGIVGGTPVKGGTLHILSNQDFSQLDPTRNWVEPEMDFGIRTLYRTLTTFKSAPGAQGLQIVPDLATDLGEPSDGAKTWTFHLKDGLKYEDGSPIVADDIKYNVERSFSPDLPGGPNYAKQYLNAPADYAGPLHGQRLGPEAIEVPDAKTIIFHLKRPVAEFGYTVTLPTFAPVPIAKEAGANYSNHPFSSGPYKIQTYDRGKQLVLVRNPYWDQATDPVRKAYPDKIVVDQTLGSAGIADRLIASQGDDQDAIAYTDLTPAKIPDVITNPDVKSRLVSENENCTTMLTMDNSKPPFDNKNLRLAVEYAIDKQAFQSSVGGPALADIATTYLPPELTGGKAVDHFGIPVGGDLDKAKQYLAQAGVSGPISTEITVSTGQRQQAEAIQAALKKIDINVTIDALDASVVNSVVGDKSKQTGLAITGWCPDYPSAATFLPMLFDSRVIVDTGNQGNMSRFKDPSVDAEMDRIAGLSDVNAANAAWLALDAKLMDEAPTVPLTWQKKPLLVGTNIAGAFASPVWSGQIDYANVGLKSVK; from the coding sequence ATGACCAGACGTATCCATGCCGCCCTCGCGGCAGCGCTCGCGGCGACCCTGACCCTCGGTCTCGGGGCGTGCACCGGCCACGAGAGCAGCGGTGGCGGCAGCACCGACGACGGCGCCGGCATCACCACCGCGGGCGACGGCATCGTCGGGGGCACCCCGGTCAAAGGCGGAACCCTGCACATCCTGTCCAACCAGGACTTCTCGCAGCTCGATCCGACCCGCAACTGGGTCGAGCCGGAGATGGACTTCGGCATCCGCACGCTCTACCGCACGCTGACCACCTTCAAGTCCGCGCCCGGCGCGCAGGGCCTGCAGATCGTCCCGGACCTGGCCACCGACCTGGGCGAGCCGAGCGACGGCGCGAAGACGTGGACCTTCCACCTCAAGGACGGCCTGAAGTACGAGGACGGATCGCCGATCGTCGCCGACGACATCAAGTACAACGTCGAGCGCTCGTTCTCCCCCGACCTGCCCGGCGGCCCGAACTACGCCAAGCAGTACCTGAACGCCCCGGCCGACTACGCCGGTCCGCTGCACGGCCAGCGACTGGGCCCGGAGGCGATCGAGGTCCCCGACGCGAAGACGATCATCTTCCATCTCAAGCGCCCGGTGGCCGAGTTCGGCTACACGGTCACGCTGCCGACCTTCGCGCCGGTGCCGATCGCCAAGGAGGCCGGCGCCAACTACAGCAACCACCCCTTCTCCTCAGGGCCGTACAAGATCCAGACGTACGACCGCGGCAAGCAGCTGGTGCTGGTCCGCAATCCCTACTGGGACCAGGCCACCGACCCGGTCCGCAAGGCCTATCCGGACAAGATCGTGGTGGACCAGACGCTCGGCTCGGCCGGCATCGCCGACCGTCTGATCGCCTCGCAGGGCGACGACCAGGACGCCATCGCGTACACCGACCTCACGCCGGCCAAGATCCCCGACGTGATCACCAATCCGGACGTCAAGTCCCGCCTGGTCAGCGAGAACGAGAACTGCACGACGATGCTGACCATGGACAACAGCAAGCCGCCGTTCGACAACAAGAACCTGCGGCTGGCGGTCGAGTACGCGATCGACAAGCAGGCGTTCCAGTCCTCGGTCGGCGGCCCGGCGCTCGCCGACATCGCGACCACCTACCTGCCGCCGGAGCTGACCGGCGGCAAGGCGGTCGACCACTTCGGCATCCCGGTCGGCGGCGACCTCGACAAGGCCAAGCAGTACCTGGCGCAGGCCGGGGTCAGTGGCCCGATCTCCACCGAGATCACCGTCTCCACCGGCCAGCGCCAGCAGGCGGAGGCGATCCAGGCCGCGCTGAAGAAGATCGACATCAACGTCACGATCGACGCGCTGGACGCCAGCGTGGTCAACTCGGTGGTCGGCGACAAGAGCAAGCAGACGGGCCTGGCGATCACCGGCTGGTGCCCCGACTACCCCTCGGCCGCCACCTTCCTGCCGATGCTCTTCGACAGCCGGGTGATCGTCGACACCGGCAACCAGGGCAACATGTCCCGCTTCAAGGACCCGTCGGTGGACGCCGAGATGGACCGGATCGCCGGACTGAGCGACGTGAACGCCGCCAACGCGGCCTGGCTGGCGCTGGACGCGAAGCTCATGGACGAGGCGCCCACCGTGCCGCTCACCTGGCAGAAGAAGCCGCTGCTGGTCGGCACCAACATCGCCGGAGCCTTCGCGAGTCCGGTCTGGTCGGGGCAGATCGACTACGCCAACGTCGGCCTGAAGTCCGTCAAATGA